The Sulfurospirillum oryzae genome includes a region encoding these proteins:
- the fliQ gene encoding flagellar biosynthesis protein FliQ, with protein MEAKLIGLGVETFKIALLLSMPMLMAGLIAGLAISVFQAVTQINESTLSFVPKILITIVVAIFTMPWMMNMMIEFTTRMIELIPSFVF; from the coding sequence ATGGAAGCCAAACTGATTGGGTTAGGCGTTGAAACCTTTAAAATAGCACTCTTGCTCTCCATGCCGATGCTTATGGCAGGACTCATCGCGGGTCTGGCGATTAGTGTTTTCCAAGCCGTTACCCAGATCAATGAATCAACCCTCAGCTTTGTTCCAAAAATTCTTATTACCATCGTTGTTGCTATCTTTACAATGCCTTGGATGATGAACATGATGATCGAGTTTACCACCCGCATGATTGAGCTGATTCCTTCATTTGTTTTTTAA
- the recA gene encoding recombinase RecA, with the protein MDENKKKALELAIKQIDKAFGKGALVRLGDKVVEPIASISTGSIGLDLALGIGGIPQGRIIEIYGPESSGKTTLSLQIIAEAQAKGSICAFVDAEHALDVKYAGNLGVDIENLLVSQPDFGEQALDIVETLARSGAVDVIVIDSVAALTPKSEIEGDMGDSHMGVQARLMSQALRKLTAVVHKMNTTVIFINQIRMKIGTMGYGSPETTTGGNALKFYASVRIDVRKIATLKQGEEQIGNRVKAKVIKNKVAPPFRQAEFDIMFGEGISKEGEMVDYGVKLDIIDKSGAWFSYNETKLGQGRENVKAFLKENKELALEIEEKIKQAISGNAMVMTCGADEIKEDE; encoded by the coding sequence ATCGACGAAAATAAGAAAAAAGCACTTGAACTTGCGATCAAACAGATCGACAAAGCGTTTGGAAAAGGTGCACTGGTACGACTTGGCGATAAAGTGGTTGAACCCATTGCTTCGATCAGCACAGGCTCTATTGGGCTGGATCTTGCACTTGGAATCGGCGGTATCCCACAAGGGCGTATTATTGAAATTTATGGACCTGAGAGTTCAGGAAAGACGACATTGTCACTTCAAATCATTGCAGAAGCACAAGCGAAGGGAAGCATCTGTGCGTTTGTCGATGCAGAACACGCGCTTGATGTGAAATACGCGGGCAATCTCGGTGTTGACATCGAAAATCTTTTGGTTTCTCAGCCTGATTTTGGTGAACAAGCACTCGACATTGTTGAAACACTTGCACGCAGTGGTGCGGTTGATGTTATCGTTATTGACTCCGTAGCAGCACTTACTCCAAAAAGTGAAATTGAAGGCGATATGGGCGATTCGCACATGGGTGTTCAAGCAAGACTAATGAGTCAAGCACTTCGCAAGTTAACTGCAGTTGTACACAAAATGAATACGACGGTTATTTTTATCAACCAAATTCGTATGAAAATCGGTACAATGGGTTATGGCTCTCCTGAAACCACTACGGGTGGAAATGCACTGAAGTTTTACGCTTCCGTTCGTATTGATGTGCGAAAAATCGCGACACTTAAACAAGGTGAAGAGCAGATTGGTAACAGGGTTAAAGCAAAAGTCATTAAAAATAAAGTAGCACCTCCGTTTCGTCAAGCAGAGTTTGATATTATGTTCGGCGAAGGTATTTCTAAAGAGGGCGAAATGGTCGATTATGGTGTCAAGCTGGACATCATTGATAAAAGTGGCGCTTGGTTTAGCTATAACGAGACAAAACTGGGTCAAGGTCGAGAGAATGTGAAAGCATTTTTGAAAGAGAACAAAGAATTAGCGTTAGAAATTGAAGAAAAAATAAAACAAGCAATCAGCGGCAATGCAATGGTTATGACGTGTGGTGCCGATGAGATAAAGGAAGATGAATGA
- a CDS encoding menaquinone biosynthesis family protein has product MKTITVAHSPDADDIFMYYAIKFGWVSTHGLSFENLALDIETLNLEALKNSYDITAISFALYPKIRSEYALLRTAVSFGEGYGPKLVKKKETKLKKNFKVALSGTHTTNALLFKIAYPEARIIYKNFLEIEQAVLDGEVDAGVLIHESILNFSDELVVEREIWDIWRELCKEELPLPLGGMALRRSMPILRAIACEDALIQAVDVAHTHQGLLSKMLLERNLVRVDQATLKKYLGLYANEHSIEMNDVQYQAIDKLFEIGYKHGFYDQQIKACDFLIPKEYAALRNS; this is encoded by the coding sequence TTGAAGACCATTACTGTAGCGCATTCACCTGATGCCGATGATATTTTTATGTATTATGCCATCAAATTTGGCTGGGTTAGTACACACGGTCTTAGTTTTGAGAACCTTGCTCTAGACATCGAAACACTAAACCTTGAAGCACTTAAAAACAGTTATGATATTACTGCCATTAGCTTTGCCCTCTACCCTAAAATTCGCAGTGAATATGCTCTTTTACGCACAGCCGTAAGTTTTGGCGAGGGTTATGGCCCCAAACTTGTGAAGAAAAAAGAGACCAAACTCAAAAAAAATTTTAAAGTCGCTCTTAGTGGCACCCACACAACTAATGCGCTGCTTTTTAAAATCGCTTACCCAGAGGCTCGCATTATCTATAAAAACTTTTTAGAGATTGAACAAGCCGTGTTGGATGGCGAAGTGGACGCGGGTGTTTTGATTCATGAAAGTATTCTAAATTTTAGTGATGAACTTGTGGTTGAGCGAGAAATATGGGATATTTGGAGAGAGCTTTGCAAAGAAGAACTTCCTTTACCCCTTGGCGGTATGGCACTTCGTCGTTCTATGCCGATTTTGCGTGCCATTGCTTGTGAAGATGCCCTCATTCAAGCGGTTGATGTCGCCCATACCCACCAAGGGCTTCTTTCCAAAATGCTTTTGGAGCGCAATCTCGTTCGAGTCGATCAAGCAACCCTCAAAAAGTATCTTGGACTTTACGCCAATGAACACTCTATCGAGATGAATGACGTGCAGTACCAAGCGATTGATAAGCTCTTTGAAATCGGCTATAAACACGGTTTTTACGATCAGCAAATCAAAGCCTGTGACTTTCTCATTCCCAAAGAGTATGCAGCATTGAGGAACAGTTAA
- a CDS encoding SDR family NAD(P)-dependent oxidoreductase gives MQKTALVTGGNKGIGLEVTKAFLALDYDVIILARDFKNFELSTHPKIKTIVFDLAHVDAIAALIASLPAIDILINNAGIMYAIPYQNYKNDQINTMLKINLEAPVKLIEEVAKTMLEKGGRIVNNTSIAGQIGHPDIWYGITKAGLINATKSFSKIFEGKIIINAVAPSPVTTDMLNTIPQARQEAFLKSVISKRFAQPEEIAKTIVWLSTESPEYINGTVIDINNGSFPR, from the coding sequence ATGCAAAAAACAGCTTTAGTCACGGGTGGAAACAAAGGTATAGGTCTTGAAGTCACAAAAGCTTTTTTGGCATTAGACTATGATGTCATTATCCTTGCACGAGACTTTAAAAATTTTGAGCTATCAACACACCCAAAAATTAAAACCATTGTATTTGATTTAGCACACGTCGATGCGATTGCTGCACTCATTGCCTCACTTCCAGCGATTGATATTCTCATCAACAATGCCGGCATTATGTATGCAATTCCTTACCAAAACTACAAAAATGATCAAATTAATACCATGCTTAAAATCAATCTTGAAGCGCCCGTGAAGCTCATTGAAGAGGTGGCAAAAACCATGCTTGAGAAAGGTGGTCGTATTGTCAACAATACCTCTATTGCTGGGCAAATTGGGCATCCTGATATTTGGTATGGTATCACTAAAGCAGGACTGATCAATGCCACGAAGAGCTTTTCAAAAATATTTGAAGGCAAAATCATCATCAATGCCGTAGCGCCGAGTCCCGTTACAACGGATATGCTTAACACCATCCCCCAAGCGCGTCAGGAAGCCTTTTTAAAATCCGTCATTTCAAAACGATTCGCACAGCCTGAAGAGATTGCTAAAACCATTGTTTGGCTTTCTACAGAGTCACCTGAGTACATAAATGGTACCGTTATTGACATCAACAACGGATCGTTTCCACGTTAA
- a CDS encoding UDP-N-acetylmuramate dehydrogenase: MTKSINFSTFSSIKIGPTLDVLLLDSTTPLPKGYKLIGGANNLLISPTPPPLAMLDKSFDFIHLAENVLHVGGATPSGKILTFAKKHDLAGFELMQKLPGKLGGMVAMNAGLKEWEIFNDLIAIRTEHGWSEKSHIEHGYRFAKIEGVVYEATFTCKKGFDENLLAMFKKMRDNQPKEPSAGSCFKNPEGHYAGKLIEEAGFKGKRVGNMMFSNVHANFLVNLGGGTYEEAITLITAVKEEVLKRFGIKLEEEIIIL, translated from the coding sequence ATGACAAAATCGATTAATTTTTCGACCTTTTCCAGTATCAAAATTGGCCCAACGCTGGATGTTTTATTGCTTGATTCCACTACGCCACTTCCTAAAGGCTATAAGCTCATTGGCGGAGCAAACAACCTTTTGATCAGTCCAACCCCTCCTCCACTTGCGATGCTTGATAAGTCGTTTGATTTTATTCATCTTGCAGAAAATGTTTTACATGTAGGAGGCGCAACGCCGAGTGGAAAAATCCTCACTTTTGCTAAAAAACATGATCTTGCTGGCTTTGAGCTGATGCAAAAACTCCCCGGAAAGCTGGGTGGCATGGTGGCTATGAATGCAGGACTGAAAGAGTGGGAAATTTTCAATGACCTCATCGCTATTCGAACAGAACATGGATGGAGCGAAAAATCGCACATAGAACATGGCTACCGCTTCGCTAAAATTGAAGGTGTCGTTTACGAAGCAACCTTTACATGTAAAAAAGGTTTTGATGAAAATCTGCTTGCCATGTTTAAAAAAATGCGTGACAATCAACCCAAAGAGCCAAGTGCGGGAAGCTGTTTTAAAAACCCTGAGGGACACTATGCTGGAAAGCTTATCGAAGAGGCAGGATTTAAAGGTAAACGTGTTGGCAATATGATGTTTAGCAATGTCCATGCCAACTTCTTAGTCAATCTTGGAGGTGGCACGTACGAGGAAGCCATCACACTTATAACGGCCGTCAAAGAAGAAGTATTAAAGCGCTTTGGCATAAAGCTTGAAGAAGAGATTATTATTTTGTAA